aaaaacagttatttttccagtaattatgcagtacatatttattgaaaatttagaaaatagaaaataaagaaaaaagtaaacattacTTGCTTTCCCACCACATTGAGATGCTAGTATTAGCATCTTGGCTAATACTAGAGAGGTGCTTcatttcagacttttttctttgaatatatccAGTCTTAATAAAAGTATAATCAGTAGTCTGGTATTATGATTTTCATTCCACTTTAAAGCATTTTCCCCATATTATTCAATAgtttgaaagcatttttaatgactgaatgtTTTTCCTTCAGAGTTATATCATATCTTGTTAAAAATTCCTTTGTTAATTACTTTTTCCCCCACCCAGTAGTTATGAAGTATATGTGAAATAGTAGAATAGCTTGTGGAGTATTTGTTGATTCTTTGGCATTCTCTCTGTACCCATGAATTTGTCTTCATAGAAACTGGCCAGAGTCAAGCTGGTACTGACCGATTCATTTCTTCAGAGTGTacctttaaatgtttttcagATCTCATAGGATGGTTGGAATATAAAGAAGGCCACTGTGAAGACCAGGCCTCAGGGGCAGTTGGCCGTTTCCCCTCCGCATCACAATCTAATTCCCTTGGTGTCATTACAGATGTGAATCCCAAGTACCAGTGTGATCTGGTGTCTAAAAACGGGAACGATGTGTATCGCTACCCCAGTCCACTTCATGCTGTGGCCGTGCAGAGCCCAATGTTCCTCCTTTGCCTGACCGGCAACCCcctgagggaagaggagaggctcGGTAACCATGCCAGCGACATTTGTGTCGGACCTGAGCTGGACGCCGTCAAGACAGACACTTCCTTACCATCTCCGAGCAGTTTGTGGTCTGCTCCCCATCCTTCATCCAGTAAGAAAATGGATGGTTACATCCTGAGCCTGGTCCAGAAAAAAACACACCCTGTAAGGACCAACAAACCAAGAACCAGTGTCAACGCAGATCCCACGAAGGGGCTCCTGAGGAACGGGAGTGTTTGTGTCAGAGTGACTGCGGGCGTCTCACAGGGCAACAGTGGGAACCTTAAGAGTTCTAAACAGGTGCCTTTGCCCTCTGGCGGGATCCCCTCTCTGGACAATGGGACGTTCTCCCCACTGAAACAGTGGTCGAAAGAATCAAAGCCAGAACCACCGGAGAGCAAGAGGTTGCCCGCGCCTGAGGGCTGCTGCCCAGGCGCTGCCACTGAACTTCAAGGGAAGCATCTGCCCAAAAATGCCAAGCCAGTCTCCCAGGAACTTGCTAGGTGCCCGCCTGCTGGGACAGGGGAGCCCCCTAAGGAAAGCGGGCAGATCCCAGCTGCCTCCCCGAAGGAGAGCCCTGGGAGGGCGCCCGCCTCGCTGCTGCAGGAGAACAAGGTGgtccagccactgaaaaaggtgTCGCAGAAAAACAGCCCACAGGCCGCCCCTCCGGCGGCGCCCCCTCCCGCCGCTGCAGCCCTGCTGTCTCCCGCTTTCCTGGCAGCGGAAGAGCGGCCCGCCCTGGATTTCAGAAGCGAGGGCTCTTCTTCTCAGAGCCTGGAGGAAGGGCCGCTGGGGAAGGCGCCGCCCGGCCTGGCGCTGCCGCCCGGCGTCCGGCCGCCCCGGGGCACGCGGCCCGCGGCCGCCCCGAGGGGCTCGGCCCTGAAGCACCGGGCCGCAGCCGTCCACGGGCCCGAGAGCGCGCCGCCCGCGGCGAGGGAGAGAGCCCGGGCGGCCGGCAAGAAGTGCCGGCTCCCCGACGACACGGATACAAACAAGAGACTCCGGAGAGCCCCGGCCaaggggcggcggggcggcggcggcggcggcggcggccagcCCGACGCGGGGCTCCCCAGCCGGCCCGCGGGCGCGGGCCACCGCGCGGGCAGCCGGGCGcacggccacggccacggccgCGAGGCGGTGCTGGCCAAGCCCAAGCACAAGCGCGCCGACTCGCGGCGGTGGCGGTCGGCCGCCGAGGTGTCGTACGAGGAGGCGCTGCGGCGCGCGCGGCGGGGCCGCCGGGAGCCCGCGGGGCTGTTCGCGGCCGCGCCGCTGCCCTACGCCAGCCCCTACGCCTACGCGGCCAGCGACTCCGAGTACTCGGCCGAGTGCGAGTCCCTGTTCCACTCCACCGTGCTGGACACCAGCGACGACGAGCGCAGCAACTACACCACCAACTGCTTCGGCGACAGCGAGTCCAGCGTGAGCGAGGGCGAGTTCGTGGGCGACAGCAGCAGCACCAGCGACTCCGAGGAGAGCGGGGGCTTGATCTGGTCCCAGTTTGTCCAGACGCTCCCCCTGCAGCCCGTCCCGGCCCCGGACCTTCGCCACCACCCCGCCAAAACCTTCGTCAAGATCAAGGCTTCGCACAACCTCAAGAAGAAGATCCTGCGCTTTCGCTCCGGTTCTTTGAAGCTGATGACCACCGTCTGAGGAGCAGCCTTGGCGTAGAAAGTGGGGTGTCTCTAGTTCCCCAAGAAATGGTGGCGTCTTACTTTTTGGTGCGTAATGATTTCATGGAACGCTTTCCTTTGGATAAGGTAAAAGCGAGGTGAATTCTGTCTCGTCTTCGTCATGTATGGACCCTAGTGCCTTTAATGGAAGGTAAAGAATGTTTTTGCGGGTTAGAAGTGAATATTGAGTTTctgatggtggtgatagtgagTGACGTTTGTGGTGtcagatgatttttatttgaGATCTTCTGAGCATCTGTGAAGGCACAGGTTTTGGTGTTCAAGTGTTAATGGGATGAGACCGTTGGATCCGGAGGTCAGGTGGATGGAATTTGAGGACATACATTTGCTTCTTTGGTTCTTTAGGGCAGCGTCTCCATTAGGGTTTTCCTGTCGAGGGCATCACATGCAGTTGTGTGAAGTAACTACAAGGGGCAGTCAtggttttctgtaattttttatacACTCTAATTTTCTCCAATGTATCCGcgttcttttttcttctcagaacTGTTTGGTTTACTGGACTCAGAACTTGAAGACCAGACCCTACATTCAGAGGGGTGACCTGGGTAGGGAGGCTGGTAATACCTTCAAATGATTCACTAAAACCTTTGCCACACTTGGTGCCTAGGCCCTGGTTACAGTAACCTCTTCTAGGGCCATTTACCCAACATTGatgcctttctcctcctccctaaTTTGCATCAGATCCAACCATTCCTCGCTTGGAGACTTGCCTTTGGGATAATACTTTGGTCATTGGGTACAGAGAAATTCACTCCTAGTGAGATAACCCTTGGGTGTGACTCCAAGCTCAGCCCGCTCATGGAGCACTGTGCCACTAAGCATTAGCCCAGACATTAGTGCAATCCAATCCAGGTGGGACCACTGACCCTGTCTGGaagggcttttttaaaaaaaatttttcttggtaAACAGTATTGTGTAAAATTGCTTTTTTGATACCAATATATGCATGTTTTGTGCATGAGTAGTACTTGTTTTGCTATTCCTGTTGATGTTAAATGACTGTATGATATAAACAGTATGTGTTTTTTATATATCTGTGTAAATTTAATATAACACGTTATATACTGTAATAAACGATTTGTTTTACTGCTGTTAAGTTTGTTATTTGGGTATAAAACCAGATGTTTACATCTATAAATGTTGTGCTGATTATTGTGGGATTTATATTAGGCCTATTCTAGCATTAGGATATTATTTGCAATAATTAAGGCAGATTTTAGGAGTGTTTGAATGGAtggtgaataaacaaatgaggaaaagCAAGCCACTTCTTTAGAAAAGTTAAGGtgcttctttaaaatttaagGTACATAGATCTCTTCTaaggaaaatatttctgagaaGACTTCCCCTCTCTCCCAGAACTTCTACGTATGAAAAATTTTCAACATGGAAAAGTTGAAAGGATAGTACAATAAACACCTTTGTATAGCCACCACCTTGAGTCAACAGTTGTTACCATTTTTCCATGCTTGCTTTAAcagtgtttatgtatatattagaTTAAACAATATCGCTAGTTTTGTGGGTCAAAGACAGATTTTGGtggtcctccctctccccaccacgcTACTATATTATTTTAGAGTAAATTTCAGGCATCATGATATTTCATCTCTAAAAATTTAAGcatgtatttcctaagaacaaggagATTCTCCTATATAATTACAACACCACGATCACACCTAAGGAAAATTGATGATAattcttaatatcatcaaaaattTAATCTCTATTCAAATTTTCCAATTTGTTTCAAGAAGTTTTTAATAGCAACTTCCCCACTCCTCCCAACCAGCGTTCAGTCAATGTTATACATTGCATTTGGTTATATCCCTAGTCTTTTTtgtctaaaatagtctctccatattttttttttaagtgacattaAATTTTTGAAGTCGTTGCAATTGTTTTGTAGAAGGGCCCACATTCTGGATTTGGTTGTTTATGCTGTCTTCTAACATCTTTCAGTCCCTCTATTTCCTGTAAAATGTGAAGGCTTGATTGGATTCAGGTTAAGCATTCTTGGCAAGATTTCACTAGTGATCTTGTGTACTTTTATTGCTTCACATCAAGAAACAGAATATCGGGTTGCCCTGCTATTACTGAATTTAAGAGTGATCCCTTGGTCAAGTCAGTGAGCAGAGTTTTCTCCACTataaaggttttgtttttcctccttgcAAATGGTTAGTATTTGTGGGTCATTCTTTGGTACTGTGTGGATATCCTATTCTTCATAACTTTCCACTTAATGGCTTTATTTTACTTTGCTGATCCTTGCTTGAATCAGTTATTGCCctggggatgcaaaatggtggtttttctaaatatctttccttcttttattagCTGACATTCTACAGGAAagagttttccttattttttttccctttctctttttaaaataggatGGATTCATggatttttattcatttgataCTTTACAGTCACTTACAGTTATTGTTCTTTTTGATCCTCAACGTGTCCCAAATCTGGCCAGTGGGAGGATAAATTTCATTAAAAGTAGACTGTGGAATCAGCTCAGTCTCATAATTCATATATTTACTATGAAATGTACtccattaaaatgattttttcagATGGTAAATTTCAATGCAATAAAAATCCCTTAACCATTTTTTGATTCTGTCTTGGGAATGATCTCTTTTCCTATGTTTTATATCCTTCTTATCTCTAAGAGGGCTTTTAACTTTGGAACTATAGCAAATTATTTCTCCAAGGCTTATAAAGATAAGACTTTTATTTCAACAGGACATCCTTTTAGCAAGACATCTCAgacaatttttgaaaatgtagagTTGCTAGTCTTTTCACGTTCGTATGTTTTTATATGCAGTCATTCTTCTTTGACTAGAATTTCTTTGGTTACCTGATTAAATCTAAGCCAAGTGCAAACAAGGGCATGATCTCACCATCATTTCTAATGCTGTGATCCGATCTCTTTCGGGGAGAGTTATAAAGTTTATTGTGCAAGGCAAGTGTGACCTGCAGTCAGTTCTTGAATCATGTCCAAGGTGTTCTCAATAAGCATAATTCTCAGAAGGGGATGCTTTCTGAAAACCAGCTTCtgaataattacattttaaatgacaGAACGCCAAAGGAAGAGAAGCATGAAAAACAGGATTTTCAGAGAACTTGGGTTTGTCCTTCTTTGTTTATTGCTTGATTTTCCCTGTAGCTAGCAGTTATATTGCAGTTGGAAAATTGGATTTTGTCCATTATCTTCAATGACAAAATACCTGCTATTGTTGTTTTGAACAAAGgagctctttaaaatattttcctt
The window above is part of the Hippopotamus amphibius kiboko isolate mHipAmp2 chromosome 4, mHipAmp2.hap2, whole genome shotgun sequence genome. Proteins encoded here:
- the DACT1 gene encoding dapper homolog 1 isoform X2 → MKPSPAGTARELEPPAPGRGEQRAAEPEGRWREKGEADTERQRTRERQEATLAGLAELEYLRQRQELLVRGALRGSGGAGAAAARAGELPGEAAQRSRLEEKFLEENILLLRKQLNCLRRRDAGLLNQLQELDKQISDLRLDVEKTSEEHLETDSRPSSGFYELSDGASGSLSNSSNSVFSECLSSCHSSTCFCSPLEATLTISDGCPKSADVNPKYQCDLVSKNGNDVYRYPSPLHAVAVQSPMFLLCLTGNPLREEERLGNHASDICVGPELDAVKTDTSLPSPSSLWSAPHPSSSKKMDGYILSLVQKKTHPVRTNKPRTSVNADPTKGLLRNGSVCVRVTAGVSQGNSGNLKSSKQVPLPSGGIPSLDNGTFSPLKQWSKESKPEPPESKRLPAPEGCCPGAATELQGKHLPKNAKPVSQELARCPPAGTGEPPKESGQIPAASPKESPGRAPASLLQENKVVQPLKKVSQKNSPQAAPPAAPPPAAAALLSPAFLAAEERPALDFRSEGSSSQSLEEGPLGKAPPGLALPPGVRPPRGTRPAAAPRGSALKHRAAAVHGPESAPPAARERARAAGKKCRLPDDTDTNKRLRRAPAKGRRGGGGGGGGQPDAGLPSRPAGAGHRAGSRAHGHGHGREAVLAKPKHKRADSRRWRSAAEVSYEEALRRARRGRREPAGLFAAAPLPYASPYAYAASDSEYSAECESLFHSTVLDTSDDERSNYTTNCFGDSESSVSEGEFVGDSSSTSDSEESGGLIWSQFVQTLPLQPVPAPDLRHHPAKTFVKIKASHNLKKKILRFRSGSLKLMTTV
- the DACT1 gene encoding dapper homolog 1 isoform X1, translated to MKPSPAGTARELEPPAPGRGEQRAAEPEGRWREKGEADTERQRTRERQEATLAGLAELEYLRQRQELLVRGALRGSGGAGAAAARAGELPGEAAQRSRLEEKFLEENILLLRKQLNCLRRRDAGLLNQLQELDKQISDLRLDVEKTSEEHLETDSRPSSGFYELSDGASGSLSNSSNSVFSECLSSCHSSTCFCSPLEATLTISDGCPKSADLIGWLEYKEGHCEDQASGAVGRFPSASQSNSLGVITDVNPKYQCDLVSKNGNDVYRYPSPLHAVAVQSPMFLLCLTGNPLREEERLGNHASDICVGPELDAVKTDTSLPSPSSLWSAPHPSSSKKMDGYILSLVQKKTHPVRTNKPRTSVNADPTKGLLRNGSVCVRVTAGVSQGNSGNLKSSKQVPLPSGGIPSLDNGTFSPLKQWSKESKPEPPESKRLPAPEGCCPGAATELQGKHLPKNAKPVSQELARCPPAGTGEPPKESGQIPAASPKESPGRAPASLLQENKVVQPLKKVSQKNSPQAAPPAAPPPAAAALLSPAFLAAEERPALDFRSEGSSSQSLEEGPLGKAPPGLALPPGVRPPRGTRPAAAPRGSALKHRAAAVHGPESAPPAARERARAAGKKCRLPDDTDTNKRLRRAPAKGRRGGGGGGGGQPDAGLPSRPAGAGHRAGSRAHGHGHGREAVLAKPKHKRADSRRWRSAAEVSYEEALRRARRGRREPAGLFAAAPLPYASPYAYAASDSEYSAECESLFHSTVLDTSDDERSNYTTNCFGDSESSVSEGEFVGDSSSTSDSEESGGLIWSQFVQTLPLQPVPAPDLRHHPAKTFVKIKASHNLKKKILRFRSGSLKLMTTV